In Carassius auratus strain Wakin unplaced genomic scaffold, ASM336829v1 scaf_tig00023173, whole genome shotgun sequence, the sequence acttgacatgtaTACAATTGATGTAGTACATTGATATTTTTGCGTGCATCTATTAATCATTTTGAGTCTAATTTCATCCCATAAGTGAGTGAAGTGCCACGATGTTCAAAGCTTGTAGTGTGTGAATGTTTAATATATGAGGGAAGATAATCTGCAAAGATTTTCCTTATGTGTGATGCAACCACATTTCAAAAACGGTTATGTTTTTAAAActcctgtagtgtgagccaggcTTAACACTATAAGGATCTGTCATTCATGTTATCTTTTAGCCAACAAcccagtgacaaaaaaaaatatgtaagttCAAATAAAAGCACCAAAATTTGACTGGACAATGTGTAATGATTCGAAACTTTTATAGAAACACAaactcacctgtgtgtgtgaatACTGGTTTTGAAATTGGCTCTCCTGCCAATAGCAATGATTCTGGAGCTCACTAACAGTCTGCTGTGTGTCTCTGAGCATCTTGGAAACAGTGCTTAACTGGGAGGACACCCCTTCCTTTTCCTCAATTGCCTGTTGCAACTAGTAGATATACAAGGATAATAATACTTGAACAAATATAAAGGAAAACAAATtcacaacaataaatattacttttttgctTTACAGAGGGAACATTTGGATGCATACCTTGATGTTTATTTGTTGGAGGCTAAAATCCCGTTGCTGAATCTCTCGCTGGCAGTCCTGCAGATGGCTATGCAACTGGACCCAGTGTTCTGGAGACATATCTTTACCCTGTAAAGCCATGAATTCCTGAAGATACAgataaatgtaacaatatttttgtaaaacagGAAAAGTGTTTTTGAGTGCAGGGACCAAATTACCCAAAATCtccctgaaaatgaaaatgtttctgcATCATCATTCACCTACTTAAACTATGCCCTAAATTATATACcctttttgtaaagaaaaaagtacATACGTTTGAATGTGTAGCAGAATTGTAAGCAAGTTTTGGGACGTAATACCCAcataataactgcatattcaaTGGATCACTTAAGTTAATTGTATATATCTACTGTAGGTATTTAGCACTAACCAGGATATGGTATTTCTCTCTCACCATTGTCTTTTTTTCTACCACTTTGCTGGATTGCCACTTGTGATGTTGTAGCTGGTCCTGAATTCTCTGAATCTGATAACTGGAATTTCTGCAGATCTCTTCTTTTTCCAGGACCAATTTACAGATCTCTTCTTCCTTTAATGATTTTTCATTGATAACTTTAAGCAACTCTTGTTTGGTCAAATCGTAATCCTCTTGAAGTTTCTTGTATAGTTCATCCAGTTTCTGCACTTGTGACCGAGCAGCAAGCATGACTTGTTCCTTCTCAGTTTGTGTTTCCTGGAGTTGTGTGATCTCTGAGGTTAATCGCTCTATTTGACAGGTTAATTGTGAAACTGTGTTTTCAAGTTCTGATGCACTACCTTGCAAGTGCAGACACTTTTCTTTCTCCTGCATCAATAAATAATCCTTTTCATTAATGATGTTGATGAGATGGTTATTGTTTTCTTGTAAGCTTTTGAACTCTCCTTGAAATGTATCAATTTCATTCACTTCTAATTTCAGTCTTGCTTCACATGATTCTGATTGTGCCATTAACGTCTTTTTAACCAGAGAAAACTCTTTATCTTTATTTAACAGTAACCTATCTTTTTCTTGCAAAGCAGTCTGCAAATTCTGAACTTCTTCATGTAGCTCAGAGATCACTGTTATTTTCTGGGTGATTTGGCTTTCACTTTCCAACAGTTTGACTTGCATCTTATTTACAGACATCTCCTGTGCCCGGAAAACTACCTCTTTCCCTTGCAGAGTAAGTTGTAAAGCTTCAAGTTGAGAGTGTTTGGATTCTAACTGTTCTGCCAAAGATGCCAGTTCGACACTTTTATTTTCCAATTACTTTCGTAGGGATGTGGTCATCTCTTGTTGTCTAAATATTTCTGCCATTGAATTCCTCAATTCAGATTTAATTATAGTGTTTTGTCCATTTATTGCCTGGGCATTATCTTGATATTCCACAACCTCTATTTGTTTCTGTCTGAGCACCTCTTTTAATCTTACATTTTCTGCTAAATGCTCCTCcaaattaccttttaaatgtGCATTGTCAGATTCAAGCTTCACAATATTTTCATTCATAATACCAAGCTGACTAGTTAGTGACAGCACAGACTCATTTCTTCTGTACAATTCATCTGAGTGATTCTGACATTCAAGATTTTTCTctcttaaagcactttctttCATTTCTGAAGTCTGGTTCAGTCTGGAATACTCCATTTTCAGAGAACTCATCTCTTGTTGAAGGATAAAAACAAGTTCTTGTTCATGACTAAGTTCGTTTTGTAGCAAACAACATGAATTTGATTCTTTCTGCATCAGTGTGTCTTTCTCTGTCAGACCTGATTTATAATTATTACCTTGTTCTCGAAGAATAGAAAGACTATCTTGTAATTGCTTGAGTTGGTGCTGATAAGCTTCCATTTGAGTACTTTGATCTGTTAAGgtcttttctttttcaaaaacaatatgtTTGTACTGAAGGACTTGAGAAGTGGTGGATTCAAGTTCTCTCCTAAGATGATCTACTTCCTCTTTGGACTCCTTGAGGCATTTAGAGAGGGCTGCACATTCTAAAGACTTTTCTAGCAAGGTCTCAGCTCCAGACTGCAGTTTCTTTTCTATATTTTTGTGCTCCTCTACTTGCAAAATCAAATCTTCCTTTTGTTTAAGCAAGCATTCTATGATTTTACAGTTTTCCACAACTTGTGTTTCAAAAGTCAAGATTTTGTTTTGTAGAATCTCCCTCTCCTTGGTTGTTTCTGTGAGTGACTTCatctgttcatttgtttgtttctggAGGTACTTATTCTGTTCATCAAGACTAGCAATTTTAGAAGCATgtgtttcattttctttaaatgtttttgcaacCTTGTTATTCATTTCAGAAACAACTTGGGCTAGTGTAAGCACTTCTTTTTGTTTCTCTTCAAACATTTCTTGTAATTGTTGATGTTGCCTGCTCAGTGTCTCATGGAGTCTAACAATGCCatctttttctaaaataatattagcCAATGACTGTTTGTTTTGCTCAAGTTCTTTATTCAGTTCATTTCCTTTGAGTGTTAGCTCTTCATTATCTATTTGCAAGTTTTCTATTGTTTTAACACTTTCTGAAAGCTGCTGTTCAACTTCAGATATCTTGCTTgccagtcttttcttttcttctgaaaCATCAGACAGGGACTGGATGCTAGCCTCAATTTCCCTCTTCAATTGACAATTATCATTAGTGAGACTTTCATCTTTTAAAATCAAGTTGCAATTCTGATCTTGCATAGCTTGCATTTGCTCCTTAGCATTATCCAGGTGCTGCCTTTGTCTTGCAAGCTCTTCCAAAGTCTGCACGAGCGATTCCTTCAGTTTCTGATTGTTATTATTCACAGATTGAATACTCTCAATTTTATCAGACAAGTCTTTCTCAAGGTTTTCTTTGGCTTCATTTAGAATCTTAAGTTCTTTGTTAAGTCTATCTCTCTCAGCTACTGTCTCCTCTTGAACAATCTTCAGCTTATGTTCCAATACAGATATTATCTTTGACTTATCTTGGACATCTTTCTTAAGCTGTTCTTGACATTCAACCTTGTCCTCAAGTTTTCTAGTGAACATTAAAAGCTCACTTTTATATTTGCTTACTTCATCAAGCAACTTATTATGTTCATGCAGGAAAGAGTCTTTTTCATGCACTTGTTCTCTATCCAATAGCTGTTCTTTGAGATTCATATTCAGCTTCTGTATTTCCATGCGGAGATCCTGAATTGTTTTCTTGTCCTCTTCTGTTTGCTTGGTTAAGTCTTTAATGTCATTAGTCTTTAATTCAAAAATTTTTTTAGATACTTTTAGATCAGTTTCAGTTCTCTTCAACTGTTCAATCAGCTGAGGTATTAGGGCATTAAAGAACTGTTGGTCAGAAAGCTGTGGGTCTCTAAAGATTTGAACATCCTGTTCAATTTTACTCAGCACATTCTCTTTGATCTTCATTTCCTGTTTTAGTTCATGAATTTGCTCTGAATATTCTGCTGCACTGGATGTTAGTGCCAATATATCTTTGTCCTTATCAGTGATGACATCTTGAAGTCTATCGATTTCACGCTCACAGCTCTGCAAGTCATGAACCAGTTGTGCTCTTTCTTCTAGATGAGCAGCGTTCAGTCTATCGAGATCATCATTTGTTTGAACCAGATCATTCTGCAATGATTCTATAGTTGTCTCTTGCTTCTGCATCTGAAACAAGAAAATGGAATGTAAAGacatcttaaataaataatacattttgttgaaATGCAATTGGGATAAAAAATGTGACATGGGAGCCAGTGAACAATCAGGTCTATAAGATGTTACCTTATCTTTCAGCACACTGAGTCTAAGTGTCAGTTCTGCAACGGTTGCTTTCATGTCTGAGTTTTCCTTCTCAAAGGTGCTGCATGTCTTTATAACTTCAGCCAGCTGCATGGGAAGGTAGTATCAATTACTCATATGTGATTGAATAAATCACATATACTGTCTGCCATTTTCTTAAATGTGCGACACTGTTCTTGATTCCTGGGTCTGGActaaacagtttaaaaaactaAAGTGGACACTAAATGCAAAAAGCTctaaaatgcttttgaaaaatgaaaaataacataaccacaatatttattacattatttacattcgCTTGAGTGGTGAAGAGGTGTTACATTACAACACAGGCACAAATTTTAGGCACAGGCACAATTTGaaaattgaatgtgaaattattgcaatataaatgtatatttaaaaactttaatgttacgTGGGTTTAATCGTGATTCATTTCAGAAAAAATGTGAGATTAACTGGTTCATTTTTtttatcgattgacagcacttAATTATAAGTATGAACtatcacattaaataaaatctattaatttatCCGTCTAATCATGTCTAAAAAATCTAGCAATTATGTCTAACAAATACATGTATCGctccacccctaatatatatatatatatatatatatatatatatatatatatatatatatatatatatatatatatatatatataaaataatgtaacaattaattttatgtaattaGGTAAGAAAAattttgaaacatattttcagataatattttcttatatttgctTTTTGCTTTAGTACAGTGTAAATATAAAGGCCTAAGGAACATTTTTCACTCCACAGAACACAAATATGGACTTGATACTGTAGCTTGTCAGATTATGCTATTATGCTATTATTACTGCTTCACCTCAGGGTACTATTGCTTTCCTTCACCACTGTAGAACTGGGCCAGAAATGGATTATTAATATTACACTTGACATTAGTTTTACATCCAAAGTGGTCAGTGTGGTCAgtgcttctctctcacacacaagaCATTTAAGGGGCAACGGACTATCAATAAAATAGGTTAGGAAAGCTGCACATACGCAGTAATTCACATTAACTGCATAGCAATGGTGCAATTACTTGATCTAAAATGATGCTTTGTATTTAGTATCAGAGGCTCGGTTGTTAGTATGATGCGACAGTAGTTGTTTCATGTCATGGCTGCACTGCCACATTgggtgtgctttttttcagttatgGCACTTCTCCTTAtatgttttgttcatttaatttattttaaaaaccaatAATTAAGCAGGAAAAGTAATAATGCACCAATTACAACAAAGAATCACAAGCTTCACACAACAGCATGAAACACAGTTAAAGGGGAAGCTTGTGGACAAGTCGTAATATGCAAAAAGCCCTGAGCAAAAAGTAAGCATACACTGTATACATGctcatatatatagtatatattattatagaatgATAATCtttacatttcagcctttaaaccatTTTGTTAAGAAACAGTTTGaactattacattaaaaaaatataatattaaaatatattactctCTTAATGGTTTAGATTTTTGTAATGCATTATCTTCTTGTTGAGTAGGCTTGCTGCGATAGACAGTGTTGGTGATGACACCGGTGTTAAACCGCAAAATTGGTGACGTCACTTGCCCACCGCGGCTCCGTCCCccaccattgttttttttttttttttatgatgaaactCATTTAGTTAAGTTAGAGGATACTACAATTAAAACTGAATGCAACTGCTCAGTGCAGCACTCAAAAGACAGTCACGCATCACAGATCAGATTTCATTTATCACGTGAGCTGAGTGAGTCGAGCTGACTGACAGAAgagtgaggtaaaaaaaaaaaaaaacagataagacTATAGTGGAAGagtttcaaaatgaaaatgtacaagcgcctgttttaaaaatagtttggattttgaaaagcctgTTTACTTATGCCATTAATCTAAGTGATCCTGGAACTTTTTTAAACATTCGTTTCTCATTTATTTGGTTCCACGGTTattgctgatttttattttatttgaactttttcttctttattattttacatgattGTTTATGCCGTCTGTGACTCCAAACATTCTTATTCGTTTTGATAATTAATGTTCTACGTTTCATAATTAAATATTcttcattttttattgatttttagttTTGTACCTATACCTATTTAAACTGTGTAAGTtatttgtacttttatattaGGGATCTAGCAtggtgtattttatttgttttgttaataaaaattcTATGTTCTacgttgtattttgttgttgtttgaattgaattaaagcaGTTGATGCCAAATTGCCGCTAAAAGTTAAAGTAAAATGTGCATGGTGTTTTACAAGCTGTTTAAGCAAAGGAAAGTGAGGgaaagaggaaaaacaaacaaaaaattcatATGACCCCCCCATCACGGTGACATCGGTACTACCGGTGTTGTCACACATCGATTAACCGGTGGAAAAATATCATCACCGTCACAACCCTACTGCAAAGtgtatttttgaagaaaaaaaaaagggttatttTTTCTAATTAGTCTGCACAAATACAGCAGTCATGCTTATTGAAAATGCTAATTCCTCTGACAGTAGGTGGCTCTTTCATAAAAGCAGATATATAATATAGTAGTTTGCCCGGTACCAGCAGTACACAAAGCAGCAATGCACCCGACTTTAAAACGTGtaacaattatatttattcaatgaaatcaaagcctttttacatttattcttcaCATTAATCCATATCTCAATTCTTGCCTTTCTGTCCTCAAATTTTAGACCTCTGCAGAATTAAGACTATTTAAGGCCCTAAATTTGATACAAACTAAACTTAAGATTTTTAAGTACCTACGGAAACCCTTTATATATGTATGCATCCATGTgggtgtgtgcgtgcatgtgtgtgtacacGTATTACATATatagcaatcaaaaacaacaaaaagagcaatgatatataagtgctataacaagtctcagttaggttaacacagtacacatagcatgggcttttaaataatataataaataaaaagaaaacagatagaataaaaaaagaatagagcaagctagtgttagaggtctatacacacacacacacacacacacacacttgcataataaatgaaaaaaaatagaatacaaagatTAGaaagaattgatttttttttaagaacagaattagaatagtgagtgttaaagttagagggtcaaataaagatggaagagatgggttttaagtcgattcttgaagatggctaaggactcagctgctcggattgagttgggggggtcattccaccaggagggaacatttaatttaaaaatccgtaaaagtgactttgtgtttctttgggatggcacaatcaagcgatggtCACTTGCAGAATGTAAGTTTCTAAAGGGCacttaagtctgaagtaacaaatttaggtaaatgggtgcagagccagtggtagttttgtaggcaaacatcaatgccttgaattttatgcgagcagctattggtagccagtgcaaattgataaacagaggtgtgacacatattctttttggctcattaaaaattaatcttgctgccgcgttctggattaattgtaaaggtttgatagaactggatggaagacctgccaagagggcattgcaatagtccagcctggacagaacaagagcttgaacaaggagttgtgtagcatgttccgaaagaaagggcttgatcttcttgatgttgaataaagcaaatatgcaggattggacagttttagcaatgtggtctgagaaagtaagctgatcatcaatcataactccaaggtttatAGCTgtttttcaagtttatttgtatagcgctttttacaatacaaatcgttacaaagcaactttacagaaaattatgtttctacaatatttagtagtagcttataagtggtgactgtcagtttgtgcacgttaacaggatttttagaaaaattaatacaagacgtagtcagccagacgatgaataATATgaacattattcatattattaataataattattttatgatccttttttgaaggagttatggttgatgtgcctaacttgatggtgaaattgtgatgaaacaatgggaaTCACAAGctgttctgtcttggcaaggttgagttgaaggtgatggtgcatcatccagcaagaaatgtctgttagacaagttgagatgcgaatagctaccattggatcatcaggatggaatatATATGTGTACGTGTTTACAATTGCAATTactggaaatatttattttcaacttgAAATACATGTGGCAGACAGCTGAAATAAAAGTCAATATACGCCCAATCATCTAGATGTGTCATCTTGTTAAATATGTACACAATATTACAATACAGTTCATATTTACTCACATTGTGTTCAGTCTGAAGCagtttttcagttgtttcttggttttgtttttctttcgtCTCTAAAGCCTCTCTCAGACCATCAATAAACTCCAGTTTCTCTGAGGTTCTGGCAAGCGTATGCTCTTTTTCCATCAGCGAGGACTCCAGACACTCCTGTGTGCTGCTCAGTCTGATtcaacaaatatgttaaaaattatttgtttctgCTATAAACACAGCATAGTGTATAAATGAGATTACCATGGCTACAAAACAGACAAGAATCTGAGTTGGAATGTTGCTGCAATTAGGCCCCAGGacctaattttaaataattacccTTTGAGTTGTTTGTTCAAGCTGGCGATGAGTAGCTGATGCTTTTCTGTGTCTTTTATCTGCTGACTGCGAAGGTTGGCGACCTGTGCCTGCAGGCGCTCAGATTCATTCTAATGGATAGGAAGATGACAGATCATAACTACAATTCAAGCAAAATAGCAAAAATCCATCCACACGGCCCAAGTGCATGTCATGTGATTATAGATAAGTGTGTACTTAACCTAGGGCTGCATTATGATGACAAAAATCAGAATAGCTGATTATTGCCCTTAAATACTGTAAGAATACCATTTAATACACATCAAAAACAAGCTGGAAAGTAGTTTGCTGTAATTTTATGCATACATTAAGGCTGTTTTCACACTCAAATCCTCTTTAAAAGAACCAAACTCAGAACATTTGACATGGTCCAAGAGTTGTACCAAATGAAAAAAGGCCAAGTTCTTTTTACATCCACACTGTTCCTGTCCCTGAAAAATAGAATCAAATCCTCTCTTGGTCAACTTAAAGGGGCTGTATTTAGAGTTAGCGATACCTTTACAGTACCTGCAGCTGTTAAATTAACTTCAGCCAGCAACTTGTTCTTCAGGCTCAAACTTGTGGACGCATTTGTATTCTCTCTTCTCAATaagacaaatacaataaaaatggcaGCGGTGAGAAAGAAGCAGTTCTAAAACATCTTATCAAAGCAATGTGTATATGTTTGCACAAGCTCTGGCATCATGTCAACAAATTACAGTTATGATAATTagattgtaaatatatatatatatatatatatatatatatatatatatatatatatatatatatatatatatatatattagggctatCAAAAATAGCgtgttaacgacgttaattagatgtttgttgttaattacgtaCATTTTTttacgcatgcgcagtgtgacaaattattcaggccaggaaagtctcgtcgatctctgaattctcaagatagtaaaaaacagcggcgagcgccgcgacaaaaacaccgaagaagcttaaggttttaccccagttactctcaaatactctcatgccaagctcgataaacagagacgactttggtagttgatacgctggagcttcttcctgttatagcgtcactataatggtgatacacaaattgtgattttctagtttggtgattctgcttgttaacatcaggtgtcttcaataatggtcaatcataactcaattaacttcttaattatctcattaacttcaactctgcttcagtgttacttttaacactgctttagtgtttatatgagtccacactcaagagtgttaaattaacactggggattttgctgtgtaatttcat encodes:
- the LOC113077684 gene encoding myosin-11-like isoform X2, whose protein sequence is MLRWFSADESSSAHGVDMGSEMRVAEITEQLTQMEELVAKLKELIREKDAALSSKDNQAKELTEQMQRLQGEKENFQAKLEAERHITRARIKDLLEKHEAELLSAANKHETELSEKEQALRRQLETLQRSISQPADASANQSTCITAQRVTELQAQVKLKEAEASKAEAKFLKMKAWSKSRIRQIEEELKKVKSGVFSLDMSPNVTSLHSRITELQEEREEMLSKLELYEDMKAKNDFLETSIDELQKQLMEYKEQQRKMQADLEQVTKRAASQVSETGSMDDVQVMEWQEMITMVTEAERVRDQSHEKNVMAFRLSHNEEEREELANRQEEVEEELAQARGLCTQKSRKPKYFTPHSLQEDLEFHSRQDPISPTDCDVLVNGENMGGWWPQHSAADTDGLRSVVVELELERNQLQEQILVLENQCQDLEDRLQLQARIELLQNESERLQAQVANLRSQQIKDTEKHQLLIASLNKQLKGLSSTQECLESSLMEKEHTLARTSEKLEFIDGLREALETKEKQNQETTEKLLQTEHNLAEVIKTCSTFEKENSDMKATVAELTLRLSVLKDKMQKQETTIESLQNDLVQTNDDLDRLNAAHLEERAQLVHDLQSCEREIDRLQDVITDKDKDILALTSSAAEYSEQIHELKQEMKIKENVLSKIEQDVQIFRDPQLSDQQFFNALIPQLIEQLKRTETDLKVSKKIFELKTNDIKDLTKQTEEDKKTIQDLRMEIQKLNMNLKEQLLDREQVHEKDSFLHEHNKLLDEVSKYKSELLMFTRKLEDKVECQEQLKKDVQDKSKIISVLEHKLKIVQEETVAERDRLNKELKILNEAKENLEKDLSDKIESIQSVNNNNQKLKESLVQTLEELARQRQHLDNAKEQMQAMQDQNCNLILKDESLTNDNCQLKREIEASIQSLSDVSEEKKRLASKISEVEQQLSESVKTIENLQIDNEELTLKGNELNKELEQNKQSLANIILEKDGIVRLHETLSRQHQQLQEMFEEKQKEVLTLAQVVSEMNNKVAKTFKENETHASKIASLDEQNKYLQKQTNEQMKSLTETTKEREILQNKILTFETQVVENCKIIECLLKQKEDLILQVEEHKNIEKKLQSGAETLLEKSLECAALSKCLKESKEEVDHLRRELESTTSQVLQYKHIVFEKEKTLTDQSTQMEAYQHQLKQLQDSLSILREQGNNYKSGLTEKDTLMQKESNSCCLLQNELSHEQELVFILQQEMSSLKMEYSRLNQTSEMKESALREKNLECQNHSDELYRRNESVLSLTSQLGIMNENIVKLESDNAHLKGNLEEHLAENVRLKEVLRQKQIEVVEYQDNAQAINGQNTIIKSELRNSMAEIFRQQEMTTSLRK
- the LOC113077684 gene encoding myosin-11-like isoform X4, whose product is MLRWFSADESSSAHGAPVSPQVDMGSEMRVAEITEQLTQMEELVAKLKELIREKDAALSSKDNQAKELTEQMQRLQGEKENFQAKLEAERHITRARIKDLLEKHEAELLSAANKHETELSEKEQALRRQLETLQRSISQPADASANQSTCITAQRVTELQAQVKLKEAEASKAEAKFLKMKAWSKSRIRQIEEELKKVKSGVFSLDMSPNVTSLHSRITELQEEREEMLSKLELYEDMKAKNELANRQEEVEEELAQARGLCTQKSRKPKYFTPHSLQEDLEFHSRQDPISPTDCDVLVNGENMGGWWPQHSAADTDGLRSVVVELELERNQLQEQILVLENQCQDLEDRLQLQARIELLQNESERLQAQVANLRSQQIKDTEKHQLLIASLNKQLKGLSSTQECLESSLMEKEHTLARTSEKLEFIDGLREALETKEKQNQETTEKLLQTEHNLAEVIKTCSTFEKENSDMKATVAELTLRLSVLKDKMQKQETTIESLQNDLVQTNDDLDRLNAAHLEERAQLVHDLQSCEREIDRLQDVITDKDKDILALTSSAAEYSEQIHELKQEMKIKENVLSKIEQDVQIFRDPQLSDQQFFNALIPQLIEQLKRTETDLKVSKKIFELKTNDIKDLTKQTEEDKKTIQDLRMEIQKLNMNLKEQLLDREQVHEKDSFLHEHNKLLDEVSKYKSELLMFTRKLEDKVECQEQLKKDVQDKSKIISVLEHKLKIVQEETVAERDRLNKELKILNEAKENLEKDLSDKIESIQSVNNNNQKLKESLVQTLEELARQRQHLDNAKEQMQAMQDQNCNLILKDESLTNDNCQLKREIEASIQSLSDVSEEKKRLASKISEVEQQLSESVKTIENLQIDNEELTLKGNELNKELEQNKQSLANIILEKDGIVRLHETLSRQHQQLQEMFEEKQKEVLTLAQVVSEMNNKVAKTFKENETHASKIASLDEQNKYLQKQTNEQMKSLTETTKEREILQNKILTFETQVVENCKIIECLLKQKEDLILQVEEHKNIEKKLQSGAETLLEKSLECAALSKCLKESKEEVDHLRRELESTTSQVLQYKHIVFEKEKTLTDQSTQMEAYQHQLKQLQDSLSILREQGNNYKSGLTEKDTLMQKESNSCCLLQNELSHEQELVFILQQEMSSLKMEYSRLNQTSEMKESALREKNLECQNHSDELYRRNESVLSLTSQLGIMNENIVKLESDNAHLKGNLEEHLAENVRLKEVLRQKQIEVVEYQDNAQAINGQNTIIKSELRNSMAEIFRQQEMTTSLRK
- the LOC113077684 gene encoding golgin subfamily A member 4-like isoform X3, which gives rise to MLRWFSADESSSAHGAPVSPQVDMGSEMRVAEITEQLTQMEELVAKLKELIREKDAALSSKDNQAKELTEQMQRLQGEKENFQAKLEAERHITRARIKDLLEKHEAELLSAANKHETELSEKEQALRRQLETLQRSISQPADASANQSTCITAQRVTELQAQVKLKEAEASKAEAKFLKMKAWSKSRIRQIEEELKKVKSGVFSLDMSPNVTSLHSRITELQEEREEMLSKLELYEDMKAKNDFLETSIDELQKQLMEYKEQQRKMQADLEQVSETGSMDDVQVMEWQEMITMVTEAERVRDQSHEKNVMAFRLSHNEEEREELANRQEEVEEELAQARGLCTQKSRKPKYFTPHSLQEDLEFHSRQDPISPTDCDVLVNGENMGGWWPQHSAADTDGLRSVVVELELERNQLQEQILVLENQCQDLEDRLQLQARIELLQNESERLQAQVANLRSQQIKDTEKHQLLIASLNKQLKGLSSTQECLESSLMEKEHTLARTSEKLEFIDGLREALETKEKQNQETTEKLLQTEHNLAEVIKTCSTFEKENSDMKATVAELTLRLSVLKDKMQKQETTIESLQNDLVQTNDDLDRLNAAHLEERAQLVHDLQSCEREIDRLQDVITDKDKDILALTSSAAEYSEQIHELKQEMKIKENVLSKIEQDVQIFRDPQLSDQQFFNALIPQLIEQLKRTETDLKVSKKIFELKTNDIKDLTKQTEEDKKTIQDLRMEIQKLNMNLKEQLLDREQVHEKDSFLHEHNKLLDEVSKYKSELLMFTRKLEDKVECQEQLKKDVQDKSKIISVLEHKLKIVQEETVAERDRLNKELKILNEAKENLEKDLSDKIESIQSVNNNNQKLKESLVQTLEELARQRQHLDNAKEQMQAMQDQNCNLILKDESLTNDNCQLKREIEASIQSLSDVSEEKKRLASKISEVEQQLSESVKTIENLQIDNEELTLKGNELNKELEQNKQSLANIILEKDGIVRLHETLSRQHQQLQEMFEEKQKEVLTLAQVVSEMNNKVAKTFKENETHASKIASLDEQNKYLQKQTNEQMKSLTETTKEREILQNKILTFETQVVENCKIIECLLKQKEDLILQVEEHKNIEKKLQSGAETLLEKSLECAALSKCLKESKEEVDHLRRELESTTSQVLQYKHIVFEKEKTLTDQSTQMEAYQHQLKQLQDSLSILREQGNNYKSGLTEKDTLMQKESNSCCLLQNELSHEQELVFILQQEMSSLKMEYSRLNQTSEMKESALREKNLECQNHSDELYRRNESVLSLTSQLGIMNENIVKLESDNAHLKGNLEEHLAENVRLKEVLRQKQIEVVEYQDNAQAINGQNTIIKSELRNSMAEIFRQQEMTTSLRK